TTGCACGTCGCTAGCTTGATAAACCAATTTCTTCGAATCCTCGTGGACCTTAGTTTTCGTTTCTACTGGCATCTTAAAAGATCTCCTTTTTTAATCTACCCTTAGTCTAGCACCATTATCGCTAAACGTTAAACTTCTTTCTTCGATTGCAAAATATCGTAACTATCCTTATAATAGTAGCTACTTCGCGTTATAATTGATGTAACTTAATTAAATGAAATGAGGAATGTTTCTTTGGACAGTGGCCAGATAATTTCAAATTTAGTCATTATTGTCATTACGTTCTTCGTCGCTGCTTTCTTCGTTGCCTGTGAATTTGCCTTAGTTCAGACCCGACCAAGTGCGCTCGAAGAAGAACAAAAAAAACGTGATAAGCCGTCTAAACGGATTGCGACATCACTACACATGGTACAAAACCTTAACGAATATCTTTCAACCACGCAGGTGGGGGTCTCATTAGCTGGGATTATCTTAGGGTGGATCGGTGAACAAACAACCGAACACTTTGTCCTACAACTATTGGATTTGTTCAACTTATCCATCAGCACCTCTATTTTGCGTGTTATTAGCATTATTTTAGGGGTCTTCATCCTAACTTACTTAGAAGTTGTTCTAACTGAAATCGTCCCTAAAAATATTGCGATTGATATGCCTTTAAAAGTCATGGCAGTCATTACAACGCCACTACGGTGGTTCCATGTCATCTTCTATCCATTCGTTTGGCTGTTGAATACCTCATCAACCGGCGTGGTCAAGCTGCTAGGCATTCCTGTAGCTAATGAAGATAATGATGTCTATTCACAAGCTGAAATCTTGAACTTGTCGCGTAACGCCGTTTCAGGCGGTCAACTTGACCGTGACGACTATCTCTACATGGAACGGGCCTTTGAATTTAACGACAAGATTGCTAAGGATATTATGATTGACCGAACGCAACTAGTCGTAATTGATATTAACGATACGGTTAAACAAGCGATTCGCGTTTACTTACAAAAGCGCTTCAGTCGGCTGCCCGTTGTCGCTAACAACGATAAGGATAAAATCTTAGGTTATGTTTACAACTATGATTTAATCCGCCAAGGTGAAGTTGATGACGAAATTCGGGTTAACAAAGTGCTCCGAAATATCATTACTATTCCCGAAACAACGCCGATTCAAGCTATCTTGCAAAAGATGATTGATAAGCAGACCCCCATCGTCGTGGTTGTCGACGAATATGGTGGGACGAGTGGGATTGTTACTGATAAAGATATTTATGAAGAACTCTTTGGGA
This region of Lactobacillus sp. CBA3605 genomic DNA includes:
- a CDS encoding hemolysin family protein yields the protein MDSGQIISNLVIIVITFFVAAFFVACEFALVQTRPSALEEEQKKRDKPSKRIATSLHMVQNLNEYLSTTQVGVSLAGIILGWIGEQTTEHFVLQLLDLFNLSISTSILRVISIILGVFILTYLEVVLTEIVPKNIAIDMPLKVMAVITTPLRWFHVIFYPFVWLLNTSSTGVVKLLGIPVANEDNDVYSQAEILNLSRNAVSGGQLDRDDYLYMERAFEFNDKIAKDIMIDRTQLVVIDINDTVKQAIRVYLQKRFSRLPVVANNDKDKILGYVYNYDLIRQGEVDDEIRVNKVLRNIITIPETTPIQAILQKMIDKQTPIVVVVDEYGGTSGIVTDKDIYEELFGTVNDEIDNVSTEYIEKQADGIYQISGKMTLYDFERFFKTDLQEFEDSDVVTLTGYILDNFPKIQAGDTITIADFDFKALDFENAYINWFEVSRRTTSTTASTVDNAANDDKK